In one window of Episyrphus balteatus chromosome 3, idEpiBalt1.1, whole genome shotgun sequence DNA:
- the LOC129915926 gene encoding uncharacterized protein LOC129915926, with translation MASNLSILCLFVIGSILCGVEADKVKKRELPLFGHGYNFFGGASLGGWKSGNGGSLGPWNSGPSPADVANAIAAAKQASANVLIAQQQMQAARENVLKQQRMAMERETAATILTQKSQAAAAIQRSEAAAAAQGVVLAQQRLAASKSAVAHQQRIAAAKEAEAASALQRSAHAAAAEIQKSEYEASKLGQLIQNGAASTAHHLSLTKDNAFGPINSGTNHVPNLESYGPWQGSAIGGAGPANGKGGPWY, from the exons ATGGCTTCAAACTTATCA ATTCTTTGTCTCTTTGTCATTGGAAGCATTCTTTGTGGTGTTGAAGCGGATAAAGTTAAGAAGCGTGAACTGCCTCTTTTTGGACATGGGTATAACTTCTTTGGTGGTGCATCTTTGGGTGGATGGAAGTCTGGAAATGGAGGCAGTTTAGGACCATGGAACTCAGG GCCATCTCCAGCGGACGTTGCCAATGCTATTGCAGCAGCAAAACAAGCTTCTGCAAATGTTCTCATCGCTCAGCAACAAATGCAAGCGGCTAGAGAAAATGTTCTCAAACAACAACGCATGGCAATGGAACGTGAAACAGCCGCTACAATTCTTACTCAAAAAAGCCAGGCTGCTGCAGCTATTCAGAGATCAgaagctgctgctgctgctcaaGGAGTTGTCCTGGCTCAACAGCGTTTGGCCGCTTCAAAGTCAGCAGTTGCTCATCAGCAGCGTATAGCTGCTGCTAAAGAAGCTGAAGCAGCTTCTGCCTTACAACGATCTGCACATGCTGCAGCTGCAGAAATCCAGAAATCCGAATATGAAGCATCAAAGCTGGGACAATTAATACAAAATGGAGCCGCTTCAACTGCTCATCATTTATCATTGACAAAGGATAATGCCTTCGGTCCTATTAATTCGGGAACAAATCATGTTCCAAATTTGGAGTCGTATGGTCCCTGGCAGGGGTCTGCAATTGGTGGGGCTGGACCAGCTAATGGAAAAGGTGGGCCTTGGTACTAA